The segment CATGGAAGATGCTGGCGCGCTGCCGATCGAAGTCGATGTGGATAACCTGAATACGGGCGATGTGATTGACATCTGGCCTTATAAAGGCGAAGTCAGAGATCACCTTACCGGTGAAGTGCTGGCGACCTTTGCGCTGAAAACCGACGTGCTGCTGGATGAAGTGCGCGCCGGTGGCCGTATTCCGCTGATTATCGGACGCGGCCTGACCACCAGGGCGCGTGAAGCGCTGGGCCTGCCGCACAGCACCGTATTCCGTCAGGCCAGAGACGTGGCGGCCAGTACCCGTGGATTCTCGCTGGCGCAGAAAATGGTAGGTCGTGCCTGCGGCACCGAGGGCGTACGTCCGGGAGCCTATTGTGAACCGAAAATGACCTCAGTCGGTTCGCAGGATACTACCGGGCCAATGACCCGCGATGAGCTGAAAGATCTCGCCTGCCTGGGTTTTTCCGCCGACCTGGTGATGCAGTCCTTCTGCCACACGGCGGCCTATCCGAAACCGGTAGACGTCTCGACTCACCATACGCTGCCTGACTTTATTATGAATCGCGGCGGCGTCTCCCTGCGTCCGGGCGACGGTATTATCCACAGCTGGCTGAACCGTATGCTGCTGCCGGATACCGTCGGCACCGGCGGTGACTCCCATACCCGCTTCCCGATTGGGATCTCTTTCCCTGCGGGTTCAGGCCTGGTCGCGTTTGCTGCCGCCACCGGCGTTATGCCGCTGGATATGCCGGAATCTGTGCTGGTGCGTTTCAAAGGGAAAATGGAGCCGGGGATCACCCTGCGCGATCTGGTGCATGCTATTCCGCTGTATGCCATCAGGCAGGGGCTGCTGACCGTAGAGAAGAAAGGGAAGAAAAACATCTTCTCTGGCCGCATTCTGGAAATCGAAGGTCTGCCGGACCTGAAAGTGGAGCAGGCGTTTGAGCTTTCCGATGCGTCGGCCGAGCGCTCAGCTGCGGGCTGTACCATCAAGCTGGGTAAAGATCCGATCATTGAGTATCTGAACTCCAACATTGTCCTGCTGAAGTGGATGATCGCGGAAGGCTATGGCGATCGTCGTACGCTGGAACGCCGTATCCAGGGTATGGAAAAATGGCTGGCGGATCCGCAGCTGCTGGAAGGCGATGCTGACGCAGAGTATGCGGCGGTGATTGAGATCGATCTGGCCGAGATTAAAGAGCCAATCCTGTGCGCGCCTAACGATCCTGATGATGCGCGTCTGCTGTCTGACGTGCAGGGTGAGAAGATCGATGAGGTCTTTATTGGCTCCTGCATGACCAACATCGGTCACTTCCGCGCGGCCGGTAAGCTGCTGGATAGCCACAAGGGCCAGTTGCCAACGCGTCTGTGGGTGGCTCCGCCTACCAAAATGGATGCTGCGCAGCTGACCGAAGAGGGGTACTACAGCGTATTCGGTAAAAGCGGTGCGCGCATTGAGATCCCCGGCTGTTCACTCTGTATGGGGAACCAGGCGCGGGTTGCAGACGGCGCGACGGTAGTTTCCACTTCTACCCGTAACTTCCCGAACCGTCTTGGCACCGGGGCAAACGTCTATCTGGCCTCTGCTGAGCTGGCTGCGGTTGCTTCCCTGCTGGGCCGACTGCCCGCGCCGGATGAGTATCAGCAGTTTATGAATCAGGTTGATAAGACGGCGGTGGATACCTATCGCTATCTGAACTTTGACCAGCTGAGCCAGTACACGGATAAAGCCGACGGCGTGATCTTCCAGACCGCCGTATAAAGGGGAAGTTACCCGGGCGCTAAAGATGACCACCAAACCGGGGATGAGAAATCATCTCCGGTTTTTTTTTAGAAACTCACGGTTATTCCTGCCGCAATTCCCCAGTCGTCGATACCCTCTTTTTGCAGGTACTTCTGATAGTTTATCTGACAGGAGAGTTCACTGTTTTCTACCCGCGGGATGCTGGCGTCCGTTTTGAGCTGAAAACTGTTGCCCCTCTGGCCGGATTTAAAGCCGTTGATCGCGCTGCCATCCTTGAAAATACGCTTATGGAGGGCATATGCACTTAGCGTAAGCGGCGGCTGTTCAGAGAGCTGCCAGCTGGAGGGAGTGCTGAGAGGGCGATAAGGCAGGGCTTCTCTCTCTCCGTTGTCACCCATCCCGTCAGAGCGATCGTCCTCAGTGGGTGCAGCCGGTTCATTACTGGAATGCGGCAATATATGAGTCCCATCGCCCATTAGCGTTTCTGAGTAAATATGATGGCTATTCCAGCCTGGAAAATAACGGCCATTATTTTTAGACAGTTTATTATTTAAGGTTCTGGTCACTGGTGGAGCCTGAGTAATAACGCTATCCGCACATGGATAGTGGCCTGGCGGCATTTCAGAAGAGTGTATATTAAACAGGTTGACCGGGGTGTTTAATTCGGTCCGGTTATCCAGACTGACCCGATTGTAATGCACAGTCTCAGGTGGGACGATGCGTTGAGACGAGGTAACCGGCGCACTATCAGCCCTTATCAGGGCAGCAGAGAGGAATAAGAGCACCGCCAGGGGGCAAAACAGGACGGATTTACGGGTAAGGTTCATTGATCGTCATCCTTGATCATATACCAATGCATCATGCATTTCTTGCGTGAATTTTATCCTAAGGCATTCGTTTTTAC is part of the Erwinia sp. HDF1-3R genome and harbors:
- the acnB gene encoding bifunctional aconitate hydratase 2/2-methylisocitrate dehydratase; translation: MLDEYRKHVAERAAQGIVPKPLDASQMAALVELLKNPPAGEEEFLSDLLINRVPPGVDEAAYVKAGFLAAVAKGEATSPLVTPEKAVQLLGTMQGGYNIHPLIDALDNEKLAPGAAKALSHTLLMFDSFYDVEEKAKAGNPHAKQIMHSWADAEWYLSRPELAEKITVTVFKVTGETNTDDLSPAPDAWSRPDIPLHALAMLKNAREGIEPDEAGNVGPIKQIEALQAKGFPLAYVGDVVGTGSSRKSATNSVLWFMGDDLPFVPNKKGGGVVLGGKIAPIFFNTMEDAGALPIEVDVDNLNTGDVIDIWPYKGEVRDHLTGEVLATFALKTDVLLDEVRAGGRIPLIIGRGLTTRAREALGLPHSTVFRQARDVAASTRGFSLAQKMVGRACGTEGVRPGAYCEPKMTSVGSQDTTGPMTRDELKDLACLGFSADLVMQSFCHTAAYPKPVDVSTHHTLPDFIMNRGGVSLRPGDGIIHSWLNRMLLPDTVGTGGDSHTRFPIGISFPAGSGLVAFAAATGVMPLDMPESVLVRFKGKMEPGITLRDLVHAIPLYAIRQGLLTVEKKGKKNIFSGRILEIEGLPDLKVEQAFELSDASAERSAAGCTIKLGKDPIIEYLNSNIVLLKWMIAEGYGDRRTLERRIQGMEKWLADPQLLEGDADAEYAAVIEIDLAEIKEPILCAPNDPDDARLLSDVQGEKIDEVFIGSCMTNIGHFRAAGKLLDSHKGQLPTRLWVAPPTKMDAAQLTEEGYYSVFGKSGARIEIPGCSLCMGNQARVADGATVVSTSTRNFPNRLGTGANVYLASAELAAVASLLGRLPAPDEYQQFMNQVDKTAVDTYRYLNFDQLSQYTDKADGVIFQTAV